A window of the Flavobacterium sangjuense genome harbors these coding sequences:
- a CDS encoding hydrolase/aminopeptidase: MRKLSLLIVLITFTACQKKESTPQNQILKDAHSFSNPAEAVVKHLDLDIKVDFDTQTISGKASWQIDNISKGNEIIFDENTLNITKVTLGDDEKETKFELGKEIELHGKPLHITIEPNTTKVNIYYNTTKDGVALQWLKPEQTADKKNPFVFSQGQSIWSRTWIPCQDSPGVRFTYNAKVTVPKDLIALMSAVNPQQKNDTGVYTFKQEKAIPSYLMAIAVGDVEFKSIDNRTGVYAEHSQIDKSVWEFAELGKMVNAAEKLFGSYRWGRYDVIVLPPSFPFGGMENPNLTFLTPTVLAGDRSLTSLLAHELGHSWSGNLVTNASWDETWLNEGFTTYVEHRIGEEVFGVDEAKMQDVLSRKVLQNNLEELGNDSPDTRLKIDTSGKNPDDGLSDIPYEKGYALLQTIEAAVGRKKFDAFITNYFNDHAFQSITTEEFVSYFNKNLIKGDKRLADKIKLEDWIYKPGIPSNIITPVSEDFNAIDIIQKTWRTTGTKGLSQKIKSTNEKQHFIDYLPKDLTVQEMTDIDKEFNFTNGGNFVVKRQWFIIAIQHQYKFAYPAIEQFLTSYSRTYSLTPLYKEMIKTPEGKVWAKQIYAKAKSGYHATTVHEIESLLK; the protein is encoded by the coding sequence ATGAGAAAATTAAGTTTACTGATAGTTCTTATCACTTTTACTGCCTGTCAAAAAAAAGAATCAACTCCACAAAATCAAATCCTAAAAGATGCCCATTCGTTTTCAAATCCAGCTGAAGCGGTTGTCAAACATTTAGATTTAGATATCAAAGTCGATTTTGATACCCAAACAATTTCAGGAAAAGCTTCGTGGCAGATTGATAATATCTCCAAAGGAAACGAAATCATATTCGATGAAAACACGCTAAACATTACCAAAGTTACTCTGGGCGATGACGAAAAAGAAACCAAATTCGAACTGGGAAAGGAAATTGAACTCCACGGAAAGCCACTTCATATAACTATAGAACCAAATACGACCAAAGTCAATATCTATTACAACACTACCAAAGATGGTGTGGCTCTGCAATGGTTAAAGCCGGAACAAACGGCTGATAAAAAGAACCCGTTTGTGTTTTCGCAAGGGCAAAGCATTTGGTCTCGTACCTGGATTCCGTGTCAGGATTCGCCCGGAGTTCGCTTTACTTATAATGCTAAAGTTACTGTTCCAAAAGATTTAATAGCACTGATGAGTGCTGTAAATCCACAACAGAAAAACGATACCGGAGTCTATACTTTTAAACAGGAAAAAGCGATTCCTTCTTATCTGATGGCGATTGCCGTTGGCGATGTCGAATTCAAATCTATTGATAACAGAACCGGAGTGTATGCAGAACATTCTCAAATCGACAAATCCGTATGGGAATTTGCTGAATTAGGAAAAATGGTAAACGCAGCCGAAAAGTTATTTGGATCCTATCGTTGGGGCAGATATGATGTGATTGTGCTCCCTCCAAGTTTCCCTTTTGGCGGAATGGAAAATCCGAACTTAACGTTCCTTACACCTACTGTTTTAGCTGGCGATCGTTCGTTGACAAGTTTGTTAGCGCATGAATTAGGACATAGTTGGAGTGGAAACTTAGTAACTAATGCGTCTTGGGATGAAACTTGGCTCAACGAAGGTTTTACAACTTATGTTGAACACCGAATCGGAGAAGAAGTATTTGGAGTTGACGAAGCCAAAATGCAGGATGTATTAAGCCGAAAAGTGTTGCAAAACAATTTGGAAGAACTCGGAAACGACAGCCCTGACACTCGTTTAAAAATAGACACTTCGGGTAAAAATCCCGATGACGGATTGAGTGACATTCCTTATGAAAAGGGCTATGCGCTTTTACAAACTATTGAAGCGGCTGTCGGTCGTAAAAAATTTGATGCTTTTATAACAAATTATTTCAATGACCATGCATTCCAATCTATAACTACCGAAGAATTTGTTTCTTATTTTAATAAAAATCTAATCAAAGGTGACAAAAGGTTAGCAGACAAAATAAAGCTAGAAGACTGGATTTATAAACCGGGAATTCCATCAAATATAATAACTCCGGTTTCAGAAGATTTCAACGCTATTGACATTATCCAAAAAACATGGAGAACAACTGGAACTAAAGGATTGAGCCAAAAGATAAAATCAACCAACGAAAAACAACATTTCATAGATTACCTGCCAAAAGATTTGACTGTTCAGGAAATGACTGATATCGACAAAGAATTCAACTTCACTAATGGAGGAAATTTTGTGGTAAAACGCCAATGGTTTATCATAGCGATTCAGCATCAGTATAAATTTGCCTATCCTGCCATCGAACAATTCCTGACTTCTTATAGCAGAACCTATTCGCTAACGCCGTTATATAAGGAAATGATCAAAACTCCTGAAGGGAAAGTTTGGGCAAAACAAATTTATGCGAAGGCAAAATCGGGTTATCATGCAACAACAGTTCATGAAATTGAATCATTACTAAAATAA
- the pdhA gene encoding pyruvate dehydrogenase (acetyl-transferring) E1 component subunit alpha: MKEVTKEVYLKWYEDMLLWRKFEDKLAALYIQQKVRGFLHLYNGQEAVLAGALHAMNLGGKDKMITAYRNHVQPIGMGVDPRKVMAELLGKVTGTSKGMGGSMHIFSKEHGFYGGHGIVGAQIPVGAGMAFADKYFETGGVTLTYFGDGAARQGSLHEAFNMAMLWKLPVVFICENNGYAMGTSVERTANHTDIWKLGLGYEMPCGPVDGMNPVKVAEAMHEAMERARRGDGPTFLEMKTYRYRGHSMSDAQLYRSKDEVEEYRKIDPITQVLDIIKEKNYATDAEIEIIDERVKDLVEECATFAEESPFPEVQQLYDVVYEQENYPFIPHRL; encoded by the coding sequence ATGAAAGAAGTAACAAAAGAAGTTTATTTAAAGTGGTACGAAGACATGCTGCTTTGGAGAAAGTTTGAAGACAAACTTGCAGCACTTTATATTCAACAAAAAGTTAGAGGATTTCTACACTTATACAATGGTCAGGAAGCCGTTTTAGCTGGTGCTTTGCACGCTATGAACTTAGGCGGAAAAGACAAAATGATTACGGCCTATCGTAATCACGTGCAGCCAATTGGAATGGGTGTTGACCCAAGAAAAGTAATGGCCGAACTACTTGGAAAAGTAACCGGAACCTCAAAAGGAATGGGTGGTTCAATGCACATCTTCTCAAAAGAACACGGATTTTATGGTGGTCATGGTATCGTTGGAGCACAGATTCCGGTTGGTGCCGGTATGGCTTTCGCCGATAAATATTTTGAAACTGGTGGTGTAACGCTTACCTATTTTGGTGATGGTGCAGCGCGTCAAGGTTCATTACACGAAGCGTTCAACATGGCAATGTTATGGAAATTACCCGTAGTTTTCATTTGTGAAAACAATGGTTATGCAATGGGAACATCTGTTGAAAGAACCGCTAATCATACAGATATTTGGAAACTTGGTTTGGGCTACGAAATGCCATGCGGACCAGTAGACGGAATGAATCCTGTAAAAGTTGCCGAAGCTATGCACGAAGCTATGGAAAGAGCACGTCGTGGTGACGGACCAACTTTCTTAGAAATGAAAACATACCGATACAGAGGTCACTCCATGTCGGATGCACAATTATACCGTTCGAAAGACGAAGTAGAAGAATACAGAAAAATTGACCCAATCACTCAAGTGCTTGATATCATCAAGGAAAAAAACTATGCAACAGATGCAGAGATTGAAATCATTGACGAAAGAGTAAAAGATTTAGTAGAAGAGTGTGCAACATTCGCTGAAGAATCTCCTTTCCCTGAAGTACAACAATTGTATGATGTGGTTTACGAACAAGAAAATTATCCTTTCATCCCTCACAGACTATAA
- the cdd gene encoding cytidine deaminase: MKKIEINTSFTAFQYVEELPQDVQSLMKQAVEVRKNAYAPYSKFRVGAALLLDNGKIVLGSNQENAAYPSGLCAERVAIFHSNAIYPDARIVKMAISAASDTNPTLTPIPPCGGCRQSISEYEFKQNTPIEIYFMGESGEIYKSDSIKNLLPLTFDKNFL, encoded by the coding sequence ATGAAAAAAATAGAAATCAACACCTCGTTTACCGCATTTCAATATGTTGAAGAACTTCCTCAGGATGTTCAGTCTTTAATGAAGCAAGCTGTCGAAGTCAGAAAAAATGCTTATGCTCCTTATTCAAAATTCAGAGTTGGTGCGGCGCTACTTTTAGATAACGGAAAAATTGTTTTAGGTTCAAACCAGGAAAACGCTGCATATCCATCGGGACTTTGTGCTGAAAGAGTTGCTATTTTCCATTCAAATGCAATCTATCCTGATGCCCGAATTGTAAAAATGGCAATATCGGCAGCATCTGATACAAATCCAACTCTTACTCCAATTCCACCTTGTGGTGGTTGCAGACAATCAATTTCTGAATATGAATTCAAACAAAACACACCAATAGAAATCTATTTTATGGGTGAAAGTGGTGAAATTTATAAATCAGATTCGATTAAAAATTTATTACCGCTAACCTTCGACAAAAACTTCCTTTAA
- the porV gene encoding type IX secretion system outer membrane channel protein PorV — protein MKKIAILFLLASLQNINAQQTQISTQDSRVITTGVPFLLVAADARAAGLADQGVATSPDAFSQQWNPAKYAFATDKQGFTASYTPYLTDLVNDISLGQATYYNRFNERSAFAVSLRYFGLGEIELRQNADDEPQIVKPNELALDGSYALKLSERFSMSVAGRYIRSALRIPSGESTDSKPASSFAVDIAGYYVGEEAAFSDFNGRLRLGFNFQNMGPKINYDAGASDDNSANFLPANLRIGAGYDFILDDFNKVTLSVELAKLLVPTPQYRVDPVSVEPVDLNGDGDNTDPDETAAALEQYNSNVTAANEENASTRADYNKINWVSGIFSSFGDAPGGFSEELKEFTYSIGTEYLYQDSFAFRLGYFHESPVKGARKFFSLGAGFKYNVVKVDVSYLFSASKVKNPLENTLRFSLSFNFGDKYDDY, from the coding sequence ATGAAAAAAATTGCAATACTATTTTTATTAGCCTCATTACAAAATATTAATGCACAGCAAACACAAATAAGTACTCAAGATAGCAGAGTAATTACTACTGGTGTTCCGTTTCTTTTAGTAGCAGCCGATGCCCGCGCTGCTGGATTGGCCGACCAAGGAGTTGCTACTTCTCCGGATGCTTTTTCACAACAATGGAACCCTGCAAAATATGCATTTGCTACCGACAAACAAGGTTTCACAGCAAGTTATACTCCTTATTTAACTGATTTAGTTAATGATATTTCATTGGGACAAGCTACTTACTATAACCGATTCAATGAGAGAAGTGCATTTGCTGTAAGCTTACGTTATTTTGGTTTAGGTGAAATAGAATTAAGACAAAATGCTGACGACGAACCTCAAATTGTTAAGCCGAATGAATTAGCGCTTGATGGTTCTTATGCTTTGAAATTAAGCGAACGTTTCTCTATGTCGGTTGCCGGACGATATATTCGTTCTGCTTTAAGAATTCCATCCGGAGAGTCTACTGATTCCAAACCGGCAAGTTCATTTGCAGTCGATATCGCAGGTTATTATGTAGGTGAAGAAGCCGCTTTTTCCGATTTTAATGGTCGTTTACGTCTTGGTTTTAATTTCCAAAATATGGGACCAAAAATCAACTATGACGCGGGTGCTTCTGATGATAACAGCGCTAACTTCCTTCCGGCTAACTTGAGAATTGGTGCTGGTTACGACTTTATTCTTGACGATTTCAACAAAGTAACTTTAAGCGTTGAGTTGGCGAAACTTTTAGTACCAACTCCTCAATATAGAGTAGACCCTGTTTCAGTTGAGCCAGTTGATTTAAATGGAGATGGAGATAATACAGATCCTGACGAAACAGCTGCAGCACTTGAACAGTATAATTCCAATGTAACAGCTGCTAATGAGGAAAATGCATCTACCAGAGCTGACTACAACAAAATAAACTGGGTTTCCGGTATCTTCTCCTCTTTTGGTGATGCGCCAGGTGGATTTAGCGAAGAGCTTAAAGAGTTTACCTATTCTATTGGTACCGAATATTTATACCAGGATTCATTCGCTTTCCGTTTGGGATATTTTCATGAAAGTCCGGTAAAAGGAGCCAGAAAATTTTTCTCACTTGGAGCCGGATTCAAATACAACGTAGTTAAAGTAGATGTATCGTATTTATTCTCTGCATCTAAAGTGAAAAACCCATTAGAAAACACACTTCGTTTCTCATTATCCTTTAACTTTGGTGATAAATACGACGATTATTAG
- a CDS encoding pyruvate dehydrogenase complex dihydrolipoamide acetyltransferase, which translates to MATKITMPRLSDTMTEGTVATWLKKVGDTIKEGDILAEIETDKATMEFESFNSGTLLYIGIKEGETAVVDSLLAIIGNEGEDISGLISGVAEAAPEVKAEAPAQTASEAPAAASVPASLPKGVIVVTMPRLSDTMTEGTVATWLKKVGDEVKEGDILAEIETDKATMEFESFNAGTLLFIGINEGQSAPVDSVLAIIGPAGTDISGIAENYKKDGAAPVAAPATTEQSVTAAPTIEATQTTTDGGRIFASPLAKQIAKDKGINLSQIKGSGENGRITKSDVENFTPGTAAASPVAQPTTDNAQAAATVVKPFVPAGEIATEEIKNSQMRKIIAKRLAESLFTAPHYNLVIEVTMDEAMKSRAVINSVPDTKVSFNDMVIKASALALKKHPKINSQWSAEAITINYHVNIGVAVAVEDGLVVPVLPFTDGMSLSQIGASVRDLAGRAKSKKLLPSEMEGSTFTISNLGMFGITEFNSIINQPNSAILSVGAIVEKPVVKNGQIVVGNTMMLSLACDHRTIDGATGAQFLQTLKQYIENPVTMLA; encoded by the coding sequence ATGGCAACAAAAATCACAATGCCGCGTTTGAGCGATACGATGACAGAAGGAACTGTTGCTACTTGGTTGAAAAAAGTAGGTGACACAATAAAAGAAGGTGATATCCTTGCGGAAATCGAAACTGATAAAGCTACAATGGAATTTGAATCTTTCAATTCCGGGACTTTATTATATATAGGAATTAAAGAAGGTGAAACTGCAGTTGTAGATTCATTATTAGCAATCATCGGAAATGAAGGTGAAGATATTTCGGGATTAATTTCAGGTGTTGCAGAAGCTGCTCCGGAAGTTAAGGCTGAAGCTCCGGCTCAAACTGCTTCTGAAGCTCCAGCTGCTGCATCGGTTCCGGCTTCATTACCAAAAGGAGTAATCGTAGTAACTATGCCTCGTCTTAGTGATACGATGACTGAAGGAACTGTGGCAACATGGTTGAAAAAAGTAGGTGACGAAGTTAAAGAAGGTGATATCCTTGCTGAAATCGAAACCGATAAAGCTACGATGGAGTTTGAATCTTTCAACGCTGGTACTTTATTGTTTATCGGAATTAACGAAGGACAATCGGCACCAGTTGACAGTGTTTTAGCTATCATCGGTCCTGCAGGAACAGATATTTCAGGCATAGCCGAAAACTATAAAAAAGATGGTGCTGCACCAGTTGCTGCTCCGGCAACAACTGAACAATCAGTAACAGCTGCTCCAACAATAGAAGCTACCCAAACAACAACTGATGGAGGAAGAATTTTTGCTTCGCCATTAGCAAAACAAATTGCTAAGGATAAAGGAATTAATCTTTCTCAAATAAAAGGTTCTGGTGAAAACGGTCGTATTACTAAAAGTGATGTCGAAAACTTTACACCTGGAACTGCTGCTGCAAGTCCGGTTGCACAACCGACAACTGACAACGCACAAGCTGCTGCAACTGTGGTAAAACCATTTGTCCCAGCGGGAGAGATAGCAACAGAAGAAATCAAAAATTCGCAAATGCGTAAAATCATTGCGAAACGTTTAGCAGAATCATTGTTTACTGCACCACATTACAACTTAGTAATTGAAGTAACAATGGACGAAGCAATGAAATCAAGAGCAGTCATTAATAGCGTTCCGGATACCAAAGTATCTTTCAACGACATGGTGATTAAAGCTAGTGCACTGGCGTTGAAAAAACATCCAAAGATCAATTCACAATGGTCAGCAGAAGCTATTACCATCAACTATCACGTAAATATTGGTGTTGCTGTAGCAGTTGAAGACGGATTAGTAGTTCCGGTATTGCCATTTACTGATGGTATGAGTTTATCTCAAATTGGCGCAAGCGTTAGAGATCTTGCAGGAAGAGCAAAAAGCAAAAAGTTATTACCTTCAGAAATGGAAGGAAGTACTTTTACTATTTCTAATCTTGGTATGTTCGGTATTACTGAATTCAACTCAATCATCAACCAACCAAATTCTGCTATCCTGTCAGTAGGAGCAATTGTAGAAAAACCGGTTGTAAAAAATGGCCAAATTGTAGTTGGAAACACTATGATGTTATCATTAGCTTGTGACCACAGAACTATTGACGGAGCAACAGGAGCGCAATTCCTGCAAACCTTGAAACAGTATATAGAAAACCCGGTTACGATGCTGGCATAA